A window from Phaeocystidibacter marisrubri encodes these proteins:
- a CDS encoding M16 family metallopeptidase, translating to MKKIIVGAALLGTIGLQAQRSEVEFTEFDLDNGLHVILHEDHSTPIVAVTVLYHVGSKDEVTGRTGFAHFFEHLLFEGSEHIERGEYMKIVQSNGGALNANTTQDRTFYYEVLPANQLELGLWLESERMLHAKITQEGVDTQREVVKEEKRMRVDNQPYGSFQAEMFGNAFKVHPYHWTPIGSMADLNSAMLSEFIDFYKKFYVPNNATLSIAGDLDIDDTKEMIEMYFGDIPSGAEVVHPKVVEPAMTAEYVDTIYDNIQLPAVFVGYRIPAQTSEDAYALEMLNNVLSRGGSSMLNRRMVDQDQIALQVVSFPYTLEDYGLFINLALVNGESTTADLLRVMDEEIAKLKNGLIEEEVHTRALNQMESSFIQSNSSMAGIAESLANYHVYYGDANLINTEIERYRKVTREDIQRVAKKYLNADNRVVLHYLPMSAKPSEE from the coding sequence ATGAAGAAAATCATTGTCGGAGCTGCCTTGCTTGGGACCATTGGTCTTCAAGCTCAGCGTAGCGAAGTCGAATTTACGGAATTCGACCTAGACAATGGTCTGCATGTCATTTTACATGAAGATCATTCAACTCCAATTGTTGCCGTAACTGTGCTTTACCACGTAGGTTCAAAAGATGAAGTTACTGGTAGAACAGGTTTTGCCCACTTCTTTGAGCACTTGCTCTTTGAAGGCTCTGAGCATATTGAAAGAGGAGAGTACATGAAGATTGTGCAATCTAATGGTGGTGCTTTAAATGCGAACACTACTCAGGATAGAACTTTCTACTACGAAGTACTTCCCGCTAATCAACTGGAACTCGGTCTTTGGCTAGAGTCGGAGCGTATGCTTCACGCTAAAATCACACAAGAAGGTGTGGACACTCAACGTGAAGTGGTAAAGGAGGAGAAGCGCATGCGTGTAGACAATCAGCCTTATGGTTCTTTTCAGGCTGAGATGTTTGGAAATGCTTTTAAGGTTCACCCTTATCATTGGACACCAATTGGGTCTATGGCAGATTTGAATTCTGCGATGCTTTCTGAGTTTATCGATTTCTACAAGAAATTCTACGTTCCCAACAATGCTACTTTGAGTATTGCAGGTGATCTGGATATCGATGATACCAAAGAGATGATCGAAATGTACTTTGGTGATATTCCATCCGGCGCTGAGGTTGTTCATCCAAAAGTGGTTGAGCCAGCCATGACTGCTGAGTATGTGGATACCATCTACGATAATATTCAACTTCCTGCCGTGTTTGTGGGTTACCGCATCCCAGCGCAAACCAGTGAAGATGCCTATGCGCTTGAAATGTTGAACAACGTTCTTTCAAGAGGTGGTTCTTCTATGTTGAACCGCAGAATGGTGGATCAAGATCAGATTGCTCTACAAGTGGTGAGTTTCCCATATACCCTAGAAGATTACGGTTTGTTCATCAACCTAGCTCTAGTGAATGGAGAAAGCACAACCGCTGACCTCCTAAGAGTGATGGATGAAGAGATTGCCAAATTGAAGAATGGCTTGATCGAGGAAGAAGTTCACACACGTGCTCTTAATCAAATGGAAAGCTCATTCATTCAGAGCAACTCTAGTATGGCAGGTATTGCCGAGAGCTTGGCAAACTACCATGTTTACTATGGTGATGCAAACCTTATCAACACGGAAATTGAGCGCTACCGCAAGGTGACTCGCGAGGATATTCAGCGTGTTGCTAAGAAGTATTTGAATGCAGATAACCGAGTGGTTCTTCACTACTTGCCGATGTCTGCTAAGCCGTCTGAAGAATAA
- the rplU gene encoding 50S ribosomal protein L21: protein MYAIVEIAGHQYKVQKDQRIYVNRLQGNEGDKVSFDRVLLTDDNGKVEVGAPVIEGVAVNATILEHLKADKVIIFKKKRRKGYRVKNGHRQAITSIKIEGIGKGTAKKAAAKVEATEAAPAAEKKTAAKKPAAKKAAPKKEGDAAKKPAAKKAAPKKTEE from the coding sequence ATGTACGCAATTGTAGAAATAGCAGGGCACCAGTACAAAGTACAGAAAGACCAGCGCATCTACGTTAACCGTTTGCAAGGAAACGAAGGCGACAAAGTAAGCTTTGATCGCGTTCTTTTGACTGATGACAACGGTAAAGTAGAAGTTGGCGCCCCAGTTATCGAAGGTGTTGCAGTTAACGCAACCATCCTTGAGCATCTCAAGGCAGACAAGGTTATCATCTTCAAGAAGAAGCGCCGTAAGGGCTACCGCGTGAAGAATGGTCACCGCCAAGCCATCACTTCAATTAAGATTGAAGGTATCGGTAAAGGAACCGCTAAGAAAGCTGCAGCGAAAGTGGAAGCAACTGAAGCAGCTCCAGCCGCCGAAAAGAAAACTGCAGCTAAGAAGCCGGCCGCCAAAAAAGCAGCTCCTAAGAAAGAAGGAGACGCTGCTAAGAAGCCAGCCGCTAAGAAAGCAGCTCCAAAGAAAACTGAAGAATAA
- the rpmA gene encoding 50S ribosomal protein L27, with protein sequence MAHKKGVGSSKNGRESESKRLGVKIFGGQDAIAGNIIVRQRGTKHHPGKNVGIGKDHTLFALVDGTVVFTKKRDNRSFVSVEPIEA encoded by the coding sequence ATGGCACACAAGAAAGGGGTTGGTAGTTCCAAGAACGGACGCGAATCAGAAAGTAAGCGCCTTGGCGTTAAAATTTTCGGTGGCCAAGATGCGATTGCCGGAAATATCATCGTTCGCCAACGTGGAACTAAGCACCACCCAGGAAAGAATGTAGGTATTGGTAAAGATCACACGCTTTTCGCGTTGGTAGATGGTACTGTTGTCTTCACCAAGAAGAGAGACAACAGATCATTTGTATCGGTTGAGCCTATCGAGGCCTAA
- the serS gene encoding serine--tRNA ligase produces the protein MLEIQRIREDKEAIAAALDKRNIDATETLNEILKADEERRKTQVELDNTLAESNKLAKEIGQLFREGKVEEANAAKARTADLKVKGKELNDALQIAEEKQRELIVSLPNTPHESVVKGAVAEDNVEVSREGDFPTLHANAKPHWELTSEYDLIDFELGVKVTGAGFPVYTNKGARLQRALINYFLDKNTSAGYREFIPPFFVNEDSGFGTGQLPDKEGQMYHMTEDNLYAIPTAEVPLTNMFRDEIVDEAALPIKCTAYTPCFRREAGSYGKDVRGLNRLHQFDKVEIVVLSKPEESYTRLDEMVEHVAGLLRDLKLPFRVLRLCGGDMGFTSALTYDFEVWSAAQERWLEVSSVSNFETFQANRLKLRYRDSDRKTQLCHTLNGSSLALPRIVAALLENHQDENGINIPEVLHTYTGFERIEK, from the coding sequence ATGCTTGAAATACAACGCATAAGAGAAGATAAAGAGGCTATTGCTGCTGCTCTCGATAAACGCAATATCGATGCTACTGAGACCTTGAACGAAATCCTCAAGGCAGACGAAGAGCGTCGCAAAACACAAGTTGAACTCGACAATACACTTGCCGAGAGCAACAAATTGGCGAAAGAAATTGGTCAGCTTTTCCGCGAAGGCAAAGTAGAAGAAGCCAACGCCGCTAAAGCGAGAACCGCCGACTTAAAAGTGAAGGGCAAGGAGTTGAACGACGCTCTTCAAATTGCGGAAGAAAAACAACGCGAACTCATCGTTAGCCTTCCCAATACTCCACACGAAAGCGTGGTAAAAGGCGCCGTTGCCGAAGATAACGTAGAAGTGAGCCGCGAAGGCGACTTCCCTACCCTTCACGCCAATGCCAAGCCTCACTGGGAACTCACTTCTGAGTATGATCTTATCGATTTTGAACTAGGTGTAAAAGTAACCGGAGCTGGTTTTCCCGTTTACACTAATAAAGGAGCGCGTCTTCAACGTGCCCTCATCAACTACTTCCTAGACAAGAATACATCCGCAGGTTACCGCGAATTCATCCCGCCTTTCTTCGTGAATGAGGACAGCGGTTTTGGGACTGGACAGTTGCCCGACAAAGAAGGTCAGATGTACCACATGACAGAGGATAACTTGTACGCTATCCCTACTGCTGAAGTACCGCTCACCAATATGTTCCGCGATGAGATTGTGGACGAGGCTGCCCTTCCTATTAAGTGTACCGCTTATACCCCTTGTTTCCGCAGAGAAGCCGGGTCTTACGGAAAAGACGTTCGCGGACTCAACCGCCTTCATCAATTCGACAAAGTAGAAATTGTGGTTCTCAGCAAACCTGAGGAATCGTACACTCGTCTTGATGAGATGGTAGAGCATGTAGCTGGATTGCTCCGCGACCTCAAACTTCCTTTCCGCGTGCTTCGCCTTTGTGGAGGCGACATGGGCTTTACTAGCGCATTGACGTACGACTTTGAAGTTTGGAGTGCCGCTCAAGAGAGATGGTTGGAAGTAAGTAGCGTTTCTAACTTTGAAACCTTCCAAGCCAATCGCCTCAAGTTGCGTTACCGCGACAGCGATAGAAAGACTCAACTCTGCCATACCCTCAATGGTTCTTCATTGGCACTGCCTCGAATTGTAGCGGCCTTGCTCGAGAATCATCAAGACGAAAATGGCATCAATATCCCTGAAGTTCTACACACTTACACAGGGTTTGAAAGAATTGAAAAATGA
- a CDS encoding tetratricopeptide repeat protein, protein MRYLTIAIFSLLSLLSSAQVKLELAEQAMEEGRFEDAIKDYLDLYKSHSDDVNYNYVLDCYIALKDWRSGERFIEKHIDNSRNRLGFYKIDRAFFLQNIPDTSKAEKVYNEVLEEVNSQPGIAYQYSERAKKWGVYRFALAVLETAEQSDPRMQFSNQKASIYAELGMLEEMYSAYLDVLERTPNFLLQLQNIIRFNMNREGEIPISDVLKRDVLVRIREGGPVELNKFLIWILTQEGQYTQAFTQAKALYLRGSYRAIDLLQLGNQAVTAKDFRGANRVFDYIIQEGDKTPFEQNARYALLKSKFTQLQAERADTTQFEELLATCYDNIDALRGSQLLADTYLLMAEVQYGYLHKNEDALESIAKCENSASPNNSSVVSAQLLKGDIQLAMGLPYDAILTYAQVESNHDSSPMGQEARFRKGRVAFYTGKFEWAENTFYVLKHSTSKLIANDAMRYSLLIKDNAALDTTYVLLERYAKVLLLQAQNRYSDALLALDTLDGRLSLAVSDHPLKDEALFTRAELLSNLNKNEEAATLYERVAANFPKDLLADQALIRAARICLYTLKDETRAKNLYEKVLLEHSNSIYAEEARQEYRKLRGDTNT, encoded by the coding sequence ATGAGATACTTGACTATAGCCATATTCAGCCTACTCTCCCTGCTCTCTTCAGCGCAGGTGAAACTCGAGTTGGCCGAACAGGCTATGGAAGAGGGACGTTTTGAAGATGCGATTAAAGATTATCTCGACCTCTACAAGAGTCATAGCGACGATGTAAACTACAATTATGTATTGGATTGTTACATCGCCCTGAAAGACTGGCGTTCAGGAGAAAGATTTATTGAAAAACACATCGACAATTCGCGAAACCGTTTGGGTTTCTACAAGATCGACCGTGCGTTTTTTCTTCAAAACATTCCAGACACCTCAAAGGCAGAGAAGGTGTACAACGAGGTTCTGGAAGAAGTAAATTCCCAACCTGGCATTGCCTACCAGTATAGCGAAAGAGCTAAAAAATGGGGAGTCTATCGGTTTGCGCTTGCCGTTCTAGAAACGGCAGAACAGTCAGACCCTCGCATGCAGTTCAGCAACCAAAAAGCGAGTATTTATGCCGAATTGGGGATGCTCGAAGAGATGTATTCAGCCTACCTCGACGTACTGGAACGCACCCCGAACTTTTTGCTCCAACTTCAAAACATCATTCGGTTCAACATGAATCGCGAGGGAGAGATTCCCATCTCAGATGTCCTCAAACGCGATGTTCTGGTTCGAATTCGAGAAGGGGGACCGGTTGAATTAAACAAGTTCCTCATTTGGATTCTCACCCAAGAAGGACAGTACACCCAAGCTTTTACACAGGCAAAAGCGCTCTACCTCAGAGGGTCATATCGAGCTATCGATCTTCTTCAATTGGGTAATCAAGCTGTTACGGCAAAGGATTTTCGAGGAGCCAACCGTGTATTTGACTACATTATTCAAGAAGGTGATAAGACGCCATTTGAACAAAATGCACGTTATGCATTGCTCAAATCAAAATTCACTCAACTTCAGGCCGAACGCGCTGACACAACACAGTTCGAAGAACTCCTAGCTACGTGTTATGACAATATTGATGCACTTAGAGGTAGTCAACTGCTAGCGGACACCTACCTCTTAATGGCTGAAGTTCAATACGGATATCTTCACAAAAATGAGGATGCTCTAGAGAGTATAGCAAAGTGTGAAAATTCCGCGTCCCCCAATAACTCGAGTGTAGTGAGTGCTCAACTTTTGAAAGGCGACATTCAACTGGCAATGGGGCTTCCTTACGATGCCATCCTCACTTACGCACAGGTAGAATCCAATCACGATTCATCGCCCATGGGGCAAGAGGCTCGCTTCCGCAAGGGACGAGTGGCCTTTTATACTGGAAAATTCGAGTGGGCTGAAAATACCTTCTACGTATTAAAGCACTCCACATCAAAGTTGATTGCCAACGACGCCATGCGCTACAGCCTACTGATCAAGGACAATGCGGCGCTCGACACCACTTATGTTCTATTGGAGCGCTATGCAAAGGTCCTTCTGCTTCAAGCTCAAAACCGGTATTCCGATGCATTGCTCGCGCTAGACACTTTAGACGGGAGATTGAGTTTAGCTGTTTCCGATCATCCACTTAAGGATGAAGCCTTGTTCACCCGAGCAGAATTGCTATCCAACCTAAACAAAAACGAGGAAGCCGCAACACTCTATGAAAGAGTAGCTGCTAATTTCCCGAAAGATCTCCTCGCGGATCAAGCACTCATTAGAGCAGCAAGAATCTGCCTTTACACTCTGAAAGATGAGACACGTGCCAAGAACCTTTATGAAAAGGTTTTGTTGGAACACAGCAATAGTATTTACGCCGAAGAGGCGCGACAAGAGTACCGCAAACTTCGCGGTGACACGAACACTTGA
- a CDS encoding DUF4286 family protein, with protein sequence MYIYNVTVNVDDSAINQWTTWMRETHIPDVLQTGLFLGATMSRLMVEEESGTTFSIQYKLKDEESFRLYQEMYAPALQADHKKRFEEKTVAFRTMMEVLAEFTAERLD encoded by the coding sequence ATGTATATCTACAACGTTACGGTAAACGTCGATGATTCGGCTATCAATCAATGGACTACATGGATGCGTGAAACGCACATCCCAGATGTACTGCAAACCGGACTGTTCCTCGGTGCGACGATGTCTAGATTGATGGTTGAAGAAGAATCAGGCACTACCTTTTCCATTCAATACAAACTGAAGGACGAAGAGTCGTTTCGTCTTTACCAGGAGATGTACGCTCCAGCCTTACAAGCCGATCACAAAAAGCGATTTGAAGAAAAGACAGTAGCCTTCCGCACGATGATGGAGGTACTTGCTGAGTTCACCGCTGAACGTCTCGACTAA
- a CDS encoding CaiB/BaiF CoA transferase family protein, translated as MDVLRGLRVVELASVLAGPEVGRFLAELGATVVKYEAPSGDVTRGWRLQNEDRSSSISAYFAAINAGKSYETINLKTEEGKAAIHEILENTDILLTNFKEGDDEQFGLSSRELKSQFPRLIWGKIGGFASEPSRPAFDVVLQAETGWMSMTGQPDSLPTKMPVALIDVLAAHQLKEAILLALYEREKTGKGSHWLVTLEEASLSGLANQATNYWMNDVVAQQMGTAHPNIAPYGDLLPTYDKKWAVPAIGSHAQFQSFCSILGIPDLASDLRFRSNIDRVSHRSSLIKELSAASSKLHSEVLSQKCHDLRVPLGIVKDLGKVLSEPTANSIAVEEEMDGRATKRVKSFVARKL; from the coding sequence ATGGATGTTCTTCGTGGACTTCGTGTGGTTGAACTCGCATCGGTTTTAGCCGGCCCAGAAGTGGGACGCTTCTTGGCCGAATTGGGTGCAACCGTAGTGAAGTACGAAGCGCCAAGTGGGGATGTCACTCGGGGCTGGCGCCTTCAGAATGAAGACCGCTCTTCTTCTATCTCTGCTTATTTCGCAGCCATTAACGCAGGTAAGAGCTACGAAACGATCAACCTAAAAACGGAAGAAGGCAAGGCTGCTATTCACGAAATCCTTGAAAACACCGACATCCTTCTCACCAACTTCAAAGAAGGGGATGACGAACAGTTCGGTCTGTCAAGCCGTGAACTCAAATCTCAATTCCCAAGATTGATATGGGGGAAAATTGGAGGCTTTGCTTCTGAACCCTCTCGTCCTGCATTTGACGTGGTATTGCAAGCTGAAACAGGATGGATGAGCATGACGGGACAGCCCGATTCACTTCCCACCAAAATGCCAGTCGCACTGATTGATGTTTTAGCCGCCCATCAATTGAAAGAAGCCATATTGCTCGCTCTATACGAGAGAGAGAAAACGGGAAAAGGATCACATTGGCTTGTCACCTTAGAGGAGGCCTCCCTTTCTGGACTTGCTAATCAAGCCACAAACTATTGGATGAATGATGTGGTTGCTCAACAAATGGGCACGGCACATCCCAATATCGCTCCCTACGGAGATTTGCTTCCAACGTACGATAAAAAGTGGGCCGTACCTGCCATTGGAAGTCATGCTCAATTCCAAAGCTTCTGTAGTATTCTCGGGATTCCCGACCTCGCTTCAGATCTGCGCTTCAGAAGTAACATCGACCGTGTGTCTCATCGATCCTCACTGATCAAAGAATTGTCAGCCGCATCGAGTAAGCTCCATTCTGAAGTACTATCACAAAAATGCCATGACCTCAGGGTTCCTTTGGGCATCGTAAAAGATTTGGGAAAGGTTCTTTCGGAACCAACGGCCAATTCCATCGCTGTAGAAGAAGAGATGGATGGAAGAGCAACGAAACGGGTAAAGAGCTTTGTAGCTCGCAAACTCTAG
- a CDS encoding alpha/beta hydrolase family protein: MKKFILSVMTTSAVLGASAQQQIMTPDLLWALGRVHMEDVNKDGTKVLYGVTRYSLEENKGERDLYIYDTESGTPNLVIDLPGSESSAVFFDDTHIGYAKDGQYWITEVGGTPQPLTQLPEGSGNFKPVQLKDGSWMLLFSVREKVSETPGEMYPSLPKAEFKVIDDLMYRHWDHWNDEFVNHPAFGKLDISGAHQLTTGGFTHIMQGEPFESPIPPFSGSESFAVSPDGKYVAYNTKLTTGKEFAQSTNSIIFLYDTENGDVIEVPGRSGYDSSPKFSPDGRYLAFTSMEHDGYESDESRLAIYDVRKKFTVIVGAAEDQVVEYINDFQWTSKDELIVNVPFHATQRLAKIELGRLREGEALSYELEYLTDGDYNYQGFHYAKGNLFAERQDMNHATEIYSVTEDAVTPITHVNDGIYEHVDMSNVEKRMVPTSDGKEMLTWVIYPPDFDPNKKYPTLLYCQGGPQSPVSQFYSFRWNFQLMAAQGYIVVAPNRRGVQGFGSEWNEEISKDWGGQAMRDYLAAIDDVAKEPYVDTENLGAVGASYGGYSVYMLAGIHEGRFSAFISHCGLFNLESWYGVTEELFFANWDIGGPYWTNPAPESYAEFSPHKYVQNWDTPILVIHGGNDFRVPENQGMEAFQAAQLQGIDSKFLYFPNEGHWVLSPQNGMVWHSEFFGWLAKHLKE; the protein is encoded by the coding sequence ATGAAGAAGTTTATCCTATCGGTCATGACGACATCTGCCGTACTGGGTGCCTCTGCTCAACAGCAGATCATGACACCCGACCTACTATGGGCTCTTGGCAGAGTTCATATGGAAGACGTGAATAAAGACGGAACCAAAGTTCTTTATGGCGTTACGCGCTATTCACTAGAAGAAAACAAAGGCGAACGAGACCTTTACATCTACGATACCGAATCGGGTACCCCTAATTTGGTGATCGACCTTCCGGGCAGTGAAAGCTCTGCCGTATTTTTTGACGACACCCACATTGGCTATGCCAAAGACGGTCAATATTGGATTACTGAAGTAGGTGGAACGCCTCAACCTCTCACTCAGCTTCCAGAAGGCAGTGGCAACTTTAAACCAGTTCAATTAAAGGACGGATCTTGGATGCTTCTCTTCAGCGTACGTGAGAAAGTAAGCGAGACGCCAGGTGAAATGTACCCTTCCCTTCCTAAAGCGGAATTCAAGGTTATCGATGACTTGATGTACCGTCATTGGGACCATTGGAATGACGAATTTGTCAACCATCCAGCATTTGGAAAACTAGACATCTCTGGTGCCCATCAACTCACTACAGGTGGATTTACCCACATCATGCAAGGAGAACCCTTTGAATCTCCAATTCCTCCATTTTCAGGAAGCGAAAGTTTCGCGGTGAGTCCAGATGGAAAGTACGTGGCATACAACACCAAGTTAACCACTGGAAAGGAATTTGCTCAAAGTACAAATAGCATCATCTTCCTCTACGATACCGAAAATGGCGATGTAATTGAAGTTCCGGGAAGAAGCGGTTATGACAGTTCGCCAAAATTCTCTCCAGACGGAAGATACCTGGCCTTTACCAGCATGGAGCACGATGGATATGAGTCGGATGAAAGCCGCCTTGCCATATATGATGTTCGCAAGAAGTTCACCGTAATTGTAGGTGCAGCCGAAGATCAGGTTGTTGAATACATCAACGATTTCCAGTGGACCTCAAAGGATGAACTCATTGTAAATGTTCCTTTCCACGCTACTCAAAGATTGGCAAAAATTGAATTAGGCCGACTTCGTGAAGGGGAAGCGTTGAGCTATGAATTGGAATACCTAACGGATGGGGATTACAACTACCAAGGTTTCCATTATGCGAAGGGCAATCTTTTTGCCGAGCGTCAGGATATGAATCACGCTACAGAAATCTACTCGGTTACCGAAGATGCTGTTACTCCAATCACTCATGTGAACGATGGCATCTACGAGCATGTAGATATGAGCAATGTGGAGAAGAGAATGGTTCCAACATCGGATGGAAAAGAGATGCTTACCTGGGTGATTTATCCACCAGATTTTGATCCGAACAAAAAGTACCCAACCCTACTCTATTGTCAAGGTGGGCCGCAAAGTCCTGTGAGTCAATTCTACAGCTTCCGCTGGAACTTCCAATTGATGGCCGCACAAGGCTACATTGTAGTTGCTCCAAACCGAAGAGGCGTTCAAGGCTTCGGTTCTGAATGGAACGAAGAAATCTCTAAAGATTGGGGTGGCCAGGCCATGCGCGATTATCTCGCAGCCATTGATGATGTAGCGAAAGAGCCTTACGTTGACACTGAAAACCTCGGCGCTGTTGGCGCGAGTTACGGTGGCTATAGTGTGTACATGCTCGCTGGTATCCACGAAGGAAGATTCAGTGCGTTCATCAGTCACTGTGGCCTGTTCAACCTTGAAAGCTGGTACGGTGTAACCGAAGAATTGTTCTTTGCGAACTGGGATATCGGTGGACCGTATTGGACGAATCCAGCTCCAGAAAGTTATGCAGAATTTAGTCCGCATAAGTATGTGCAAAACTGGGATACACCAATCTTGGTAATCCACGGTGGAAATGACTTCCGCGTTCCTGAAAACCAAGGTATGGAAGCTTTCCAAGCTGCTCAACTTCAAGGTATCGATTCTAAATTTCTTTACTTCCCTAACGAAGGTCACTGGGTACTGAGTCCGCAAAACGGCATGGTATGGCACAGTGAGTTCTTTGGGTGGTTAGCGAAACATTTGAAGGAGTAG
- a CDS encoding four helix bundle protein, whose amino-acid sequence MNELKQLVKIQLDELIELIAPLENTPSKRDFVDQVIRASRSISNNFNEGFGTRMIGEKLKFFDYSKRSCREVMAMMDEKWFIKWCDSQRRVRLVEVLQMIDLQLYRMIQYWRKRR is encoded by the coding sequence ATGAACGAATTAAAACAACTGGTTAAAATCCAATTGGATGAGCTTATTGAGCTTATCGCTCCTCTTGAGAATACTCCTAGTAAACGAGATTTTGTAGATCAGGTTATACGAGCATCAAGAAGCATTTCTAATAATTTCAACGAAGGATTTGGGACCCGAATGATTGGAGAGAAACTAAAATTCTTTGACTACTCGAAGAGATCATGCCGAGAAGTTATGGCCATGATGGATGAAAAGTGGTTTATTAAATGGTGTGATAGCCAGAGGAGAGTGCGTTTGGTAGAAGTGCTTCAAATGATTGATTTGCAGCTTTATAGAATGATCCAGTACTGGCGAAAAAGGCGTTAA
- a CDS encoding M16 family metallopeptidase, producing MESPLNIFSLPNGLRVIHKPVNSPVAHCGLIINAGSRDENDNEQGMAHFIEHVLFKGTKKRKAYHILSRLEDVGGELNAYTGKEETVLYASVLKRHLPRAIELLFEIAFESVYPEKEIKKEKDVINDEIASYLDSPSELIFDDFEDVLFKGHPIGRNILGTPESLAAINRPRLMDWVAKHYSPERMVFSIVGDYSEKDIRKYIDKYTSELPSGDPRYHRRPINGYEPVFQVEDKSTYQTHAIVGNRGYDMHHHDLTAMILLNNLLGGPGMNSRLNLNIREKYGFAYNLESFYTAYTDTGTFGVYVGTDKGTIDRSLKLIHRELRMLREKKLGVVQLKKAKQQLLGQFALGQESNSSSMIGIGRTLLHYDKVETFEEVTKRVESVSSDAIMRVANEVFDPSQLTTLIYKAK from the coding sequence ATGGAGTCACCACTTAACATCTTTTCTCTACCTAACGGATTGCGTGTCATTCACAAGCCTGTGAATAGTCCTGTTGCGCATTGCGGACTCATCATTAATGCGGGGTCTCGCGATGAAAACGACAACGAACAGGGTATGGCGCATTTCATTGAGCACGTTCTTTTTAAGGGAACCAAGAAGCGAAAAGCCTATCACATTTTAAGTCGGCTTGAAGATGTAGGTGGTGAGCTAAATGCGTACACAGGCAAAGAGGAAACCGTTCTTTATGCCTCCGTACTCAAGCGTCACCTTCCAAGGGCCATTGAATTACTGTTCGAAATTGCCTTTGAATCGGTTTATCCAGAAAAGGAGATCAAGAAAGAAAAGGATGTCATCAATGATGAAATTGCTTCTTACCTCGATTCACCGAGTGAGTTGATCTTTGACGATTTCGAAGATGTGCTTTTTAAGGGACACCCGATTGGCAGAAATATTCTGGGAACACCAGAGAGCTTAGCTGCCATCAACCGCCCGCGATTGATGGACTGGGTAGCTAAGCACTATTCCCCAGAAAGAATGGTGTTTAGTATTGTGGGTGATTATTCAGAGAAAGATATCCGCAAGTACATCGACAAATACACTTCGGAACTACCTTCTGGAGACCCTCGCTACCACAGACGACCGATCAATGGGTACGAGCCCGTGTTCCAAGTGGAAGACAAATCGACCTATCAAACCCATGCCATTGTTGGCAACCGTGGCTACGACATGCATCATCACGATTTAACAGCGATGATTTTGTTGAACAACCTCTTGGGTGGGCCTGGAATGAATTCACGCTTGAACCTCAATATTCGAGAGAAATACGGATTTGCCTACAACCTCGAATCCTTCTATACGGCCTACACCGATACGGGTACGTTTGGTGTGTATGTCGGAACCGATAAGGGAACCATCGATCGAAGCTTGAAACTCATCCATCGCGAACTACGCATGCTGCGTGAAAAAAAGCTTGGCGTGGTTCAGCTCAAGAAGGCTAAGCAGCAATTACTAGGACAATTTGCGCTTGGACAAGAGAGCAACTCAAGCTCAATGATTGGAATTGGTAGAACGCTGTTGCATTATGACAAGGTGGAAACTTTTGAAGAAGTGACGAAAAGAGTGGAATCGGTTTCTTCGGATGCTATCATGCGCGTTGCCAATGAAGTATTCGACCCATCTCAACTTACTACCTTGATCTACAAGGCGAAGTAA